The region CAAAGTCGTGGCGGACGTCCTTGGCAATTTGCGGCTTAAGATCGGCAAACAGCTTGGATTGATTGACGAGCGCGTGTTCAAGTTTGCATGGATAATAGATTTCCCGCTTTTAAGCTATGATGAGCAGGAAAAACGTTATGTAGCCGAGCACCATCCGTTTACCCGCCCAATGGATGAAGATGTGCCGCTTTTCGACAGCGATCCGGGCAAAATCCGGGCGCAAGCGTATGACCTTGTGCTGAACGGGTATGAAGTAGGCGGCGGCTCGATGCGTATTTATCAACGGGATGTGCAGGAAAAAATGTTCCGGGCGCTGGGCTTCTCTAAAGAAGAAGCGTATGAAAAATTCGGCTTCCTGCTGGATGCGTTCGAATACGGAACACCGCCGCATGGCGGCATCGCGTTTGGCTTCGACCGTTTGGTGATGCTGCTTGCGGGGCGCAGCAACTTGCGGGAAACGATCGCGTTTCCGAAAACGGCGAGCGCGACCGATTTGATGACTGATGCGCCGTCGGAAGTAGGAGTCCGGCAACTCGAAGAGTTGTCGATACGCGTGGTGAAAAAATAGCGGGAGTGTGCAACATGGATCTGTTTTCCCTGCAGGAATCGGCGCGATCGCCGCTGTTGGCGGAGCGGATGAGACCGACCACGCTGGAGGAATTTATCGGACAGGAGCATATCGTCGGATCCGGCAAGCTGCTCAGACGCGCGATTGAAGCCGACCAGCTTTCGTCGATCATCCTATACGGACCTCCGGGCTGCGGCAAAACGACGCTCGCAAACATCATCTCGCTTAGGACCCAATCGGAATTTATCCGCTTGAACGCCGTTGACGCTTCGGTAAAAGACGTTCGCGACTGCATCGACCAGGCGAAAAACAACCGCAGCCTATACGGCAAAAAAACGATCCTGTTTCTTGACGAAGTGCACCGTTTCAATACATCGCGCCAGGACGCCCTGCTGCCCGCAGTGGAAAAAGGCGAGATTGTGCTGATCGGCGCCACCACGGAAAATCCGTTTCATCATGTGAACGGCGCGCTGTTGTCGCGTTCGACCTTGTTTGAGCTTCATCCGTTGACGAAAGAGCATTCCTTGATCGCCATGCGGCGCGCGTTGGCCGATGCGGAAAAAGGATTGGGGTTTATGCGAATTCGTGCGGACGAGGAAGCTTTGGCCCACATCGCCGCAATGGCCGGAGGCGATATCAGGCGCGCCCTGAACGCGTTGGAACTGGCGGCGCTGACGACTGCGCCCGATGCGGACGGCGCCGTGCATATCACGTTGGCGGTGGCGGAGGAGTCGATCCGCAAGCCGACGGTCAAAGCGGACGAGTCGACGCAGTACGACGTATTTTCCGCTTTTCATAAAAGCGTCAGGGGCTCCAGCGATGCCGCATTGTTCTGGTTTTTATACGCTGTGGAAAAACTGGGCATGGACCCGTTCGTGTTTATTCGCCGGCTTACGGTGGCCTGCAGCGAGGATATCGGTTTGGCCAACCCGCAGGCGATGGTGCAGGCGGTCAGCGCGATGCAGGCATATGAGAAAATCGGCTGGCCGGAGGCAAAGTACAACATTTGCCAGGCGATTCTGTTTGCCGTGGAAAGCCCGAAATCGAACGCCGTGGCGCTTGCGATCGGCAATGCGATGGCGGCCATGGACGGGTTGAAGCGGGCGGAAGTGCCGCTGCATCTGCGCGACGCCCACTATAAGGGCGCGGAAAAGCTGGGGCATCGGGGATACTTGTATCCCCACGATTTTCCCGGGCATTATGTCGAGCAGCAGTACCTGCCCGATCCGATCCGCCATGCGGCATTCTATCATGCGACGGAGCAGGGAATGGAAGAAAAAATCAAAAGCAACCAGGAAAGACGAAGAAAGAAGCGGTATTAATCGGCATTGATCCGCTGCTTGCGTTTTTTGCGCGGCGCATCGATATCGGCAAGTTGGGCGGATTCATGATGCTTGGCTTCCCTTCCAATGCGGTCCAACATTTCCACCGTGTCGATCAGATGATTGTTAAAGATTTGCCGCGCGGTAGACAAAAGGTCGATGATCATCGGGTCTCTCAGCGAATATCGGACGCGGTTGCCGAATTTCGTCCCGTTCACAATATTTTTGTGCCGCAAAATACTGAGTTGCTGCGACACTTGCGAGCCTTCCAGGCCGATTAGCGTCTGCAGTTCATGCACGTTTTTATCTCCATCCGCGAGCAATTCCAAGATCTTAATGCGCAACGGGTGCGCCAGCGCCTTGAAAAACTCCGCCTTGAACTGTTGCAATTCCATTTTTTTCAACTCCGTTCCCGCTGAATTTGGTCGATTGTGCCGCCGCCCAGGCACACTTCTCCGGCAAAAAAGACAACCATTTGTCCGGGAGTAATCGCTTTTTGCGGTTGCGCGAATGTCACCCGGCACACGCCGCCGTCTTGCGGCACTACTTCAACTTGTTGATCCGGTTGGCGGTAACGGAATTTCGCCGTGCACGCAAACGGCCCGTCCGGTTTTTTGCCGATCCAGTGCACATCCGTTGCCGTCAAACCCGTCGAGAAAAGCATGGGATGGTCGGCGCCCTGCACCACATACAAAATGTTGTTTTGCAAATCTTTTTCCGCCACGAACCATGGCTCCCCGCTGCCGGAGCCGCCGATTCCAAGCCCTTGCCGCTGCCCCAGCGTGTAATACATCAAGCCGTCATGCCGCCCCTTCACTTCGCCTGCGTAGGTCCGCATTTCGCCAGGTTGCGCCGGCAAATAACGGCGCAAAAATTCCTTGAAATTCCGTTCTCCGATGAAGCATATCCCTGTGCTGTCTTTTTTTCTGGCGGTCGCAAGTCCCGCTTCCCGGGCAATTTCCCGCACTTTGGGCTTCATGAGGCCGCCAAGCGGGAACATGGCTTTCGCCAATTGGCGCTGGTTGAGCAAATAAAGAAAATAGCTTTGGTCTTTATTGGCGTCCACGCCGCGCAACAAACGAAAGTAGCCGTCCTTCCGGTCGATGCGGGCATAATGGCCGGTGGCAATGTAATCGGCTCCCAGATCAAGCGCTTTTTGCAGAAATTCGCCGAACTTGATGTCCCGGTTGCACATCACGTCGGGGTTTGGGGTCCGCCCTTTGCGGTATTCGTCGAGAAAGTAGGTGAAAACTTTATCGTAATACTGTTTCTCAAAATTTACCGTATAGTACGGAATGCCGATTTGATGGCAAACCCTGCGCACGTCTTCCGCATCGTCTTCTGCCGTGCAGTGGCCGAATTCGTCGGTATCGTCCCAATTTTTCATAAAAATGCCGATGACGTCATAACCTTGCTTTTTCAGCAAGAGCGCCGCAACGGACGAGTCGACGCCTCCCGACATGCCGACAACGACCCGTATTGAAGAGTTTGGTTTGTCCATGCACATTACCTCTTTTAAGGAATCTTTTCTTCTTGTTCTTGCTCTTGTTTGCGGAAGTCCCTGAGCAAATCGTTCGTAATGATTTTGTCCGAAAACGAAAGCTCTTGCATCGCCATATCCGCGCCATCGCGGCAAAGAGGCAGGCCAACCCGCTGCCGCGAAGCCAGATTATAGCAAACTCCTTTGTTAACATCGCCGTCCGGGGACGCTACAAAATATAATTTGCCGTCGCTGAATCCCCCGCTGCGGAACACGATGCGGTGATCCGCGTGATCCGTAATGGTGCGACCCATCATATCATATTGGGAAGCGTCGATGCCCAACAGTTGCAGCACGGACGGGGCGATATCGATCATGCCGACGGTTTGGCGCGATTCTCCCGTCTCCCGGCTGCCCGGTATGTGAATATACAGCGGCGTTTGCCGAAGGATCTGGTCCTGCGTCAGAGCGTCGAAGGAGACGCCGATGAAATCAGCCATTTTTTTGTCCATGTTCAGGTAACCGTCATGATCGCCGTAAAAAATGAGCACCGTGTTGTCCCAAAGCCCTTCCTTTTTCAATTTGTCGACTAACGTGCCGATGGCGT is a window of Bacilli bacterium DNA encoding:
- a CDS encoding replication-associated recombination protein A, whose product is MDLFSLQESARSPLLAERMRPTTLEEFIGQEHIVGSGKLLRRAIEADQLSSIILYGPPGCGKTTLANIISLRTQSEFIRLNAVDASVKDVRDCIDQAKNNRSLYGKKTILFLDEVHRFNTSRQDALLPAVEKGEIVLIGATTENPFHHVNGALLSRSTLFELHPLTKEHSLIAMRRALADAEKGLGFMRIRADEEALAHIAAMAGGDIRRALNALELAALTTAPDADGAVHITLAVAEESIRKPTVKADESTQYDVFSAFHKSVRGSSDAALFWFLYAVEKLGMDPFVFIRRLTVACSEDIGLANPQAMVQAVSAMQAYEKIGWPEAKYNICQAILFAVESPKSNAVALAIGNAMAAMDGLKRAEVPLHLRDAHYKGAEKLGHRGYLYPHDFPGHYVEQQYLPDPIRHAAFYHATEQGMEEKIKSNQERRRKKRY
- a CDS encoding metalloregulator ArsR/SmtB family transcription factor, with amino-acid sequence MELQQFKAEFFKALAHPLRIKILELLADGDKNVHELQTLIGLEGSQVSQQLSILRHKNIVNGTKFGNRVRYSLRDPMIIDLLSTARQIFNNHLIDTVEMLDRIGREAKHHESAQLADIDAPRKKRKQRINAD
- the mnmA gene encoding tRNA 2-thiouridine(34) synthase MnmA translates to MDKPNSSIRVVVGMSGGVDSSVAALLLKKQGYDVIGIFMKNWDDTDEFGHCTAEDDAEDVRRVCHQIGIPYYTVNFEKQYYDKVFTYFLDEYRKGRTPNPDVMCNRDIKFGEFLQKALDLGADYIATGHYARIDRKDGYFRLLRGVDANKDQSYFLYLLNQRQLAKAMFPLGGLMKPKVREIAREAGLATARKKDSTGICFIGERNFKEFLRRYLPAQPGEMRTYAGEVKGRHDGLMYYTLGQRQGLGIGGSGSGEPWFVAEKDLQNNILYVVQGADHPMLFSTGLTATDVHWIGKKPDGPFACTAKFRYRQPDQQVEVVPQDGGVCRVTFAQPQKAITPGQMVVFFAGEVCLGGGTIDQIQRERS
- a CDS encoding LTA synthase family protein: LKQNGYAAYAFHPYEKTFWNRQAMYRNFGFDKFYGKGDFKPAEIVGWDIGDEYFFTQSVDMLKQARQPFYAFLVALSSHHPYSNIPRSYHTLPLGPYADTLFGNYLTAVHYVDYAIGTLVDKLKKEGLWDNTVLIFYGDHDGYLNMDKKMADFIGVSFDALTQDQILRQTPLYIHIPGSRETGESRQTVGMIDIAPSVLQLLGIDASQYDMMGRTITDHADHRIVFRSGGFSDGKLYFVASPDGDVNKGVCYNLASRQRVGLPLCRDGADMAMQELSFSDKIITNDLLRDFRKQEQEQEEKIP